The window CTAACGAAACTATAATTCAATCCCCCAGAATATTCTCTTCACTCTTCGCCCCGAACTATCCCGTATATAGATCAGATTGACCGATTTACATTAGATATTTGAATGAATTTTCTCTATTGGAGGAAATGCTTTTTTATAAGTTTGCAACTTATACTACTGGCGCTTTTTTGAATGATAACTTTTGGCTTAAGGAATAGTCATTTATAACCAGTGGATTACACTAACCCGAATTTACACTATGAAAAAAATCTACTTTTCATTACTTGTTGCAGGAATTCTGTTTTGCAATACGAATTCTCATGCACAAACCGATCCCGGAACAACCAACCTGACTCATCAATGGACGTTTGATGATGGCACAGCCAAAGATAATGTCGGTATGGCAGATGGAACTTTGCAGGGCACGGCAACAATCAGCAACAAGGCATTAAATACTACATCCGGAGGATATCTGTCTTTTACAGGATCGGCTCTTGGCGTGAATGCTTATACCGCTTTGACAACCGAAGTGTGGTTTAAATCTTCCTCCGGACAAAATACAGGCAATACGATGTTGACCTATTTCGGAGATGCAAACGTTTCCGGTTGGATGGGTACAAATTACATTTTCTCTTCGCCCTCCAATGGAAGCAATTGTCGTTTGGCTATCTCAACAGGAAATACCACTTCGCCCTGGACAGCCGAAACGGGTATTAACCGTGCAGCCGGTGCAATTGATGATGGCTTGTTGCACCAGTTGGTCTGTGTCATAACTGCGACGAATATCACGATGTACGTGGATGGTGTAAGTGTAGGCACAGCCACATTAAGCAGTACCAACAAACTGTCGGCAGTAAGTACTGCTAATGCCTTCCTTTGCAAAAGCGGATATACCAGTGACCCAACCTGGAAAGGGTATGTCAATAAATACAGCCTCTATAATAAAGCACTATCTTCCGATGAGGTTCTCTTCTTATACCAGAAAGGAGCGGAAGCGTCCACATCAATTGATGCATCGGTATCTTCATTTTCATTTGATGAAACCTATAAATCAGGATCATTTGCCGTAACCGGTTCCAATCTGACAAACAGCATTACGATTACGGCGCCAACGGGTATTACGGTAAGCCCGGCTACCCTGGCCTCCAATGCTTCGAATGCGACGGTAACCGTAACCTATGATGGCTCCACAGCTGTGGATGGCAACATCACACTGACCAGTGGCAGTACAGTGTGGAATATCCCGGTAAAAGCATCTGTCAACAGCTCTTGCTTCACCCCGCTTTATACCACTATTCCGAATCTGATTACCGATCCGTATATGAATTCGATTCCCGGTTCGTGGGGGAGTGTAAGCCTGGTAACCGGCTCCGATGTCTATTGCGGAAGTCACTGTGTTAAGATTTCGGGAACAGCGACCTGTAGTGGTTCGGTTGATACAAAAAGCTTTACCTGGATTCCCAACGCTACCTACCGCATACATGCTAAGGTAAAAACCCTGGACGGCTCATTCAACATGGGAATTCAGAATGCCAATGTAGGAGGGGCAAGTGGTGATTATAATATCGCCGTTCCCAATACGAATGGCGTGTGGACAGACTTTGATGCAACCTTCACCACCGGTGCGGCTTCTACCACCGGTATGGTATTTTTCAATAACTGCGGTAGTTCGACCGGTCTTACCGGTTATATTGACAACTGGGAGTTGTATGCTATCCCAGGAATTTCAACTTCTACGGCTTCCATAGCTTTGGATAAATATATTGTCAGCTCTTCATTTACGGTAACCGGGGTGAATCTTACACAACCCATTACCCTGACAGCTCCGGCAGGAGTAACGCTGGATCAAACCTCTCTGGCGGCTAATGTATCCGGTGTAACGGTTCATGTTACCTACGATGGAACCACTTCTGTAAACGGGAATATTGCATTAACTAGTGGCTCTTATTCTAAGAACATTACTGTGAAAAGCTATAGCAACAGCAGTTATACTCCACTTTATCCCAATGCAACCAACCTGATTCCCGATCCATTAATGACCAGCCTGACTAATTTTACCAGTACGGGAACTACAAGTCTTAATACAGATCCTGCATTTTCTTACAGTGGAGTCAGCAGCGGAAAGGTGACCAATTCGGGTAGTATCATTAAATACCTGACCGGAGTCATGAAACCCAATACGACTTATCGCGTAAAAGCGAAAGTGTATAAATGCAATCCCGGAAGCGTTACCTATACATTGGATGTCGATCAGGTTGCTCACCCGACAGAATACGCCCTTATCAAAACAGCGTTGGATAGCGCTTGTGCCCTGTTCAACAAATACACTCCATTGAGTGCAAATATTTATGTCTATTATAATGCCGGAATTCCGACAGCTCAGGCCAGCAATTACGGTAGTATCGGCTTTGGTGCAAGCACCAGTTATATGTGGGTGGGCACCACGATTCACGAAATGGATCACTATTTCGGTTCGGGAACCAATGCTACCTGGAAAAGTCATGTGGTTAGTGGAGCCTGGAATGGTACTGTAGCCAATAATCTCCTGAAACAAATCAACAATGATCCGAGTGCCAATATTTCAAGTGATGGAACCCACTTCTGGCCTTACGGTATCAATTATCGTTCTGAAATTGAAAACCTGGGAGGACATGATGCCCAGTTACAAGGGCTGATTAATGCTGTGAAGATTGCCAAAGCGATGATCGTGGATGATGCCGGATTAGGAACCAACAAGAATCCTGTGGGAATAGGGGTTTCCGGATGGAATGGCTCTGCTGCTGATATTTACAAGGAAGTGACTACTCCGGGTGCATGGCAGAATGTTGACTTTACCTTTACTACCGGCACTACTTTGGGCGCAAGCCCAAGTGTTTACTTTAATTCCGGAAGCGGATACATTGATAACTGGGAAATGTACGAAGTTCCGCCAGCTGTAATGACATCAGTGCCTTATCTTTCACTCGATGAACTGAATCCTACGGGAAGTTTTAAAGTAACAGGTGCAAACCTTTCCGGTGGTGCGATTTCGTTGACGGCACCGGCCGGTATTACCCTTTCAGCGTCTAGTCTGCCTAATACTGCGGTTGATTCTGTTGTCACTGTTACCTATGATGGCAAAGCGAATTCAACAGGATTTGTAACCCTAAACAATGGCTCGGTTTCAACGAATGTACGGATACTGGCAACTCGCAATATTGACTCATTTACTCCTCTCTACGCGAATGCAACCAACCTGATCGGCGATACCTATTTGAATAGTATCTCAAATTTCGGAGGCTGGGGCAATCACATCATCAATACCGATACTTTGTATGTGTACGGTGGTAGCCGAAGCGGAAAAGTATGGGGGACCAATGGCGGATCGTTGGATAAAGTGCTGACCGGTGTATTGAAAGCGAATACCAAATATGAAGTCAGGGCAAAAGTGTATATCATCGGAGGTACATTCCAGTTTGGTATTTACGGATGGAGCGGTTCATCGGCTGACTATACCAAATCAATTAGCGCACAGTCCGGTTGGCAGACTGTGGACTTCCAGTTTACTACAGGAGCTACACTCGGATCAACACAGGGTATTTTCTTCAATAACTATGGCCTTACCGGACAAGCCGGGTACATTGACAACTGGGAAATGTATGATCTGTCAACGGTTTCCGCAGTGAATGTGGTGAAACAGCAGAATCAACGGATTTATGCAGTGGATAATGATATTGTTTCAGAGTTTGAACTGGATAAAGAATCCGATGTGCAGATTGCCGTTTACGATATGCAGGGAAAACTGCTGGTGAAAAGGAGCTATTCGGGTGAAAGCGGATATAACAGGAATGTAATTGAAGCTCCTCTGCCTAAAGGTATCTATCTTGTAAAAGTTACCTCTGATGAATTTTCAGTATCTAAGAAAATTATCAGATAGGGTAGAAACAGATATATTTTGATGTATGTATAGCCGGATATAAACTGGGAAGGTTTATATCCGGTTTTTTTATGGAAACAGGTGGGGGCACCCTCATTATCCAATAAAAAACCGGCTTGAAAAACTAAAGCGTTTATCAAGCCGGTTTATATTTTTGAAAGTCTCTGTTTACAGTGTTTTGATGATAATGACCTGATTACCGGACTTTACTTTAATGATGACCACTCCGGTTTGCCGGATGGGCATGGTGTCGGTTTGCGCTTTCGTGTAGCTCAATAGTTGTCCCTGTGTATTGAACAGTGTAACTTCATCACCGGGATTTAAACCAGTCAGATAACTGCGGTTCTCATTCCGGACTACCTTCAGGTTAGAAGTTTCGACTTTGGTTACCGCCGAAGAAATATTCTTTACTTCGATGGAAATGCTGTTGGAAGTTTGCGGTGCATAGATAGCATTTCCACTATATTTTG of the Parabacteroides sp. FAFU027 genome contains:
- a CDS encoding LamG-like jellyroll fold domain-containing protein → MKKIYFSLLVAGILFCNTNSHAQTDPGTTNLTHQWTFDDGTAKDNVGMADGTLQGTATISNKALNTTSGGYLSFTGSALGVNAYTALTTEVWFKSSSGQNTGNTMLTYFGDANVSGWMGTNYIFSSPSNGSNCRLAISTGNTTSPWTAETGINRAAGAIDDGLLHQLVCVITATNITMYVDGVSVGTATLSSTNKLSAVSTANAFLCKSGYTSDPTWKGYVNKYSLYNKALSSDEVLFLYQKGAEASTSIDASVSSFSFDETYKSGSFAVTGSNLTNSITITAPTGITVSPATLASNASNATVTVTYDGSTAVDGNITLTSGSTVWNIPVKASVNSSCFTPLYTTIPNLITDPYMNSIPGSWGSVSLVTGSDVYCGSHCVKISGTATCSGSVDTKSFTWIPNATYRIHAKVKTLDGSFNMGIQNANVGGASGDYNIAVPNTNGVWTDFDATFTTGAASTTGMVFFNNCGSSTGLTGYIDNWELYAIPGISTSTASIALDKYIVSSSFTVTGVNLTQPITLTAPAGVTLDQTSLAANVSGVTVHVTYDGTTSVNGNIALTSGSYSKNITVKSYSNSSYTPLYPNATNLIPDPLMTSLTNFTSTGTTSLNTDPAFSYSGVSSGKVTNSGSIIKYLTGVMKPNTTYRVKAKVYKCNPGSVTYTLDVDQVAHPTEYALIKTALDSACALFNKYTPLSANIYVYYNAGIPTAQASNYGSIGFGASTSYMWVGTTIHEMDHYFGSGTNATWKSHVVSGAWNGTVANNLLKQINNDPSANISSDGTHFWPYGINYRSEIENLGGHDAQLQGLINAVKIAKAMIVDDAGLGTNKNPVGIGVSGWNGSAADIYKEVTTPGAWQNVDFTFTTGTTLGASPSVYFNSGSGYIDNWEMYEVPPAVMTSVPYLSLDELNPTGSFKVTGANLSGGAISLTAPAGITLSASSLPNTAVDSVVTVTYDGKANSTGFVTLNNGSVSTNVRILATRNIDSFTPLYANATNLIGDTYLNSISNFGGWGNHIINTDTLYVYGGSRSGKVWGTNGGSLDKVLTGVLKANTKYEVRAKVYIIGGTFQFGIYGWSGSSADYTKSISAQSGWQTVDFQFTTGATLGSTQGIFFNNYGLTGQAGYIDNWEMYDLSTVSAVNVVKQQNQRIYAVDNDIVSEFELDKESDVQIAVYDMQGKLLVKRSYSGESGYNRNVIEAPLPKGIYLVKVTSDEFSVSKKIIR